One window from the genome of Salvia miltiorrhiza cultivar Shanhuang (shh) chromosome 7, IMPLAD_Smil_shh, whole genome shotgun sequence encodes:
- the LOC130995670 gene encoding serine/threonine-protein kinase PBS1, whose translation MGCFPCFDSREEQKLNPNKDRDDHNEVQTAIPSNISKLSSGGDRLKSRSNVGPKREASALKDLPDSQIAAQTFTFRELAAATNNFRPESFLGEGGFGRVYKGRLHNGQVVAVKQLDRNGLQGNREFLVEVLMLSLLHNPHLVNLMGYCADGDQRLLVYEFMPLGSLEDHLHDLPPDKEPLDWSTRMKIAAGAAKGLEHLHDKANPPVIYRDFKSSNILLGEGFVPKLSDFGLAKLGPTGDKSHVSTRVMGTYGYCAPEYAMTGQLTVKSDVYSFGVVFLEIITGRKAIDSTRPQGEQNLVAWVRPFFNDRKKFAKLADPRLQGKFPIRGLYQALAVASMCIQEQAAARPLIGDVVTALSYLANQSYDPGHSNKDERGGKLLRNEEGAGSGRKWDVEGGSERDDSPRETAKMLNRDLDRERAVAEAKMWGENWREKRRQTAQGSSFDANNG comes from the exons ATGGGCTGTTTTCCTTGTTTTGATTCAAGAGAAGAGCAGAAGCTCAATCCCAATAAAGATAGGGATGATCACAATGAAGTTCAAACAGCTATCCCTTCCAATATATCAAAGCTATCTTCTG GGGGAGATAGGCTGAAGTCGAGGAGCAATGTTGGCCCTAAGAGGGAGGCATCAGCCCTGAAGGACTTGCCCGATTCTCAGATTGCTGCGCAAACATTTACTTTCCGTGAACTAGCTGCTGCCACCAATAACTTCAGGCCAGAGTCTTTCCTAGGAGAGGGAGGATTTGGACGTGTATACAAAGGGAGGCTTCATAATGGTCAG GTTGTTGCTGTTAAGCAGTTGGATAGAAATGGGCTTCAGGGTAACAGAGAATTTCTCGTTGAGGTTCTAATGCTCAGCCTTCTCCACAATCCTCACTTGGTGAATTTGATGGGTTATTGTGCTGATGGGGATCAGAGGCTTCTGGTATATGAATTTATGCCGTTGGGATCATTAGAAGATCACCTCCATG ATCTTCCACCCGACAAAGAGCCCCTTGATTGGAGCACAAGAATGAAGATAGCAGCCGGTGCGGCTAAAGGATTGGAGCATCTCCACGACAAGGCGAATCCTCCTGTTATTTATAGAGATTTCAAGTCGTCCAACATATTACTAGGCGAAGGGTTTGTTCCAAAGCTTTCGGACTTTGGACTGGCGAAGCTGGGTCCTACAGGGGACAAGTCACATGTATCCACCAGGGTGATGGGAACTTATGGTTACTGTGCTCCTGAATATGCTATGACAGGGCAATTGACAGTAAAGTCGGACGTTTACAGTTTTGGAGTTGTCTTCTTAGAGATCATCACGGGGCGGAAAGCCATTGACAGCACCAGACCTCAGGGCGAACAGAACCTCGTTGCATGG GTGCGGCCGTTTTTTAACGACCGTAAAAAGTTTGCTAAATTGGCAGATCCGAGGCTGCAAGGAAAATTTCCGATCCGTGGGCTTTATCAAGCCCTAGCCGTGGCTTCCATGTGCATCCAGGAACAGGCTGCTGCTCGTCCCTTGATAGGTGATGTGGTAACGGCCCTCTCTTACCTAGCAAATCAGTCGTACGATCCGGGTCATAGCAACAAAGACGAACGTGGCGGGAAGCTACTGAGGAACGAGGAGGGCGCTGGGTCTGGAAGAAAATGGGATGTGGAGGGAGGATCCGAGAGGGATGACTCTCCTAGAGAGACCGCCAAAATGTTGAACCGCGACCTCGACAGGGAACGAGCTGTTGCAGAGGCGAAAATGTGGGGCGAGAACTGGAGAGAAAAGAGGCGCCAAACCGCGCAAGGTAGTAGTTTTGATGCCAACAACGGCTAG